From a single Metopolophium dirhodum isolate CAU chromosome 6, ASM1992520v1, whole genome shotgun sequence genomic region:
- the LOC132946496 gene encoding leucine-rich repeat-containing protein 15-like codes for MEVGFSVKIGLAMVLLCLVKTINPELLDNLLTPKAICPKQCAVCSSIEMLCSGANITDVLNYDMDPQLVNVDFSNMSLNFIPLEVSYMTKCKKLNLSMNNIQNIEKIALENLWNLEYLILSNNSITDIADINPSELFNYNKQIKFLNLSNNPLVDLGRDNNTILISESLEVLDVSQCQIVSLIGPIILSGLKKLKYLNLSNNPLKRLDGLWSDSITTLNIRGCILVYLSDDALSGFTNLELLDVSLNDQLFIDNTIQSTSLVTLDISQCSVRIPNLYGMLDLRTVFMNGNRIKRLIAYQFANSTKLINLDISENHVETVDPLAFYGMSSLMFLDLSINFIIEISWESVMATLPSLESMNLSYNFVSQIGRLKSNSLRRLNLDHCWVHSIPNGAFVQLEKFGELILSNNPLQMLLPGSFNSSHMWFLDLSYCRISHLISYEFVNSPNLTEIRLTGNRLVTLKNGTFNKCTKLKYVYLDDNPWMCDCYSADFAYMAVLANRTTKHSPVERAPSCLSPDNVTGMLWHVACVNSPAYARDNRKNFSMAIGVILILCVSGLMAIFVAVHENMKTRQMMRRRRQLDEYGNPDRSGGGAGTAGPDEYFDEYAAAAESARKMSQLPSYDEAVMLPKPPPEPRRNKRHSCTQTDEADVAAAAAPPAAGGVYSGVYWLLPPPPGLHVTEL; via the exons GTTGGTTTTTCAGTGAAGATAGGATTGGCGATGGTACTGCTTTGTTTGGTGAAGACAATAAACCCAGAACTACTCGATAATCTGCTTACTCCTAAAGCAATATGTCCCAAACAATGTGCTGTTTGTTCTTCTATCGAAATGCTCTGTTCTGGTGCCAACATCACCGATGTCCTAAATTATGATATGGATCCTCAA ttaGTAAATGTAGACTTTTCAAACATGTCATTGAACTTTATTCCACTCGAAGTATCATACATGACTAAATGCAAGAAACTCAATCTATCCATGAACAACATCCAAAATATCGAGAAGATTGCTCTAGAAAACTTATGGAATCTTGAATATCTGATATTGAGCAATAACTCCATTACGGACATCGCTGATATAAATCCAAGTGAATTGTTCAACTATAACAAGCAAATCAAGTTTCTAAATTTATCGAACAACCCTTTGGTTGATCTTGGTCGAGACAATAACACTATATTGATCAGTGAATCGCTAGAAGTGTTAGACGTTAGTCAATGTCAAATCGTCTCATTGATTGGACCAATTATACTCAGTGGACTCAAAAAGCTGAAATACTTAAACTTGTCGAATAACCCATTAAAACGATTGGATGGACTGTGGTCGGACTCAATAACCACGTTGAACATACGTGGCTGTATCCTCGTCTATCTCAGCGACGATGCTCTGAGTGGATTTACAAATCTCGAACTATTGGACGTCAGCCTAAACGATCAGCTGTTTATCGACAATACAATACAATCCACTTCACTCGTAACGCTTGACATTTCGCAGTGTTCAGTGCGCATACCGAATTTGTATGGTATGCTTGATCTTCGAACTGTATTTATGAACGGCAACCGAATTAAAAGACTTATAGCTTATCAATTCGCCAATAGCACAAAACTGATCAATTTGGATATATCTGAAAACCACGTGGAAACT GTGGACCCGTTAGCATTTTACGGCATGTCATCGCTTATGTTTTTGGACTTGTCTATAAATTTTATCATAGAAATCTCATGGGAATCTGTTATGGCTACACTTCCGTCACTGGAATCGATGAACCTTTCGTACAACTTCGTCTCTCAAATTGGACGACTGAAATCGAACTCTCTCCGCCGACTGAACCTCGATCACTGTTGGGTCCATTCGATTCCGAACGGGGCATTCGTTCAACTAGAGAAATTTGGCGAGCTCATCTTATCCAACAACCCATTACAAATGTTACTACCCGGTAGTTTCAACTCATCACACATGTGGTTTTTAGATCTCAGCTATTGTCGGATATCGCACCTGATATCGTACGAGTTTGTCAACTCACCCAATCTTACAGAAATAAGGTTAACTGGGAACCGTTTAGTGACGTTGAAAAATGGCACGTTCAATAAATGCACTAAGCTGAAATACGTTTACTTGGATGACAACCCATGGATGTGTGACTGTTACAGTGCTGATTTCGCGTACATGGCCGTACTGGCCAATAGAACTACCAAGCATTCTCCAGTTGAAAG GGCGCCCAGCTGTCTGAGCCCTGACAACGTAACCGGAATGCTGTGGCACGTGGCGTGCGTCAACAGCCCCGCGTACGCCCGGGACAACCGGAAGAACTTCTCGATGGCCATCGGCGTCATACTCATACTGTGCGTGTCCGGGCTGATGGCCATATTCGTGGCCGTCCACGAGAACATGAAAACCCGGCAGATGATGCGCCGGCGGCGGCAGTTGGACGAGTACGGCAACCCCGACCGGTCCGGCGGTGGCGCGGGGACGGCCGGCCCCGACGAGTACTTTGACGAGTACGCGGCCGCGGCAGAATCGGCGCGCAAGATGTCGCAACTGCCGTCGTACGACGAGGCGGTCATGTTGCCCAAGCCGCCGCCGGAACCGCGCCGGAACAAGCGGCACAGCTGCACGCAGACGGACGAGGCGGACGTGGCGGCCGCCGCTGCCCCGCCGGCCGCGGGTGGCGTCTACAGTGGCGTCTACTGGCTACTGCCGCCGCCACCTGGGTTACACGTCACCGAGCTTTGA